One Dokdonia sp. Dokd-P16 genomic window carries:
- a CDS encoding TIGR00266 family protein, with amino-acid sequence MNAHEIDYEIFGEEMQYVEVELDPQEGVIAEAGSFMMMEDGIRMETIFGDGSAKDTGVMGKIFGAGKRLLTGESLFMTAFYNDVVGKKKVSFASPYPGKIIPIDLDKIGGKFICQKDAFLCAAKGVSIGVEFSRKLGRGLFGGEGFIMQRLEGDGIAFVHAGGTTLKKELAPGERLKVDTGCIIGFDSTVAYDIEFVGGIKNTIFGGEGLFFATLSGPGTVYIQSLPFSRLANRVLAMAPKAGGKQRGEGSILGGLGDLLDGDNRF; translated from the coding sequence ATGAACGCACATGAAATAGACTATGAGATCTTTGGAGAAGAGATGCAATATGTAGAAGTAGAGTTAGATCCGCAAGAAGGTGTAATTGCAGAGGCTGGTAGCTTTATGATGATGGAAGATGGTATCCGTATGGAAACTATTTTTGGGGATGGCTCTGCAAAGGATACTGGCGTGATGGGTAAAATTTTTGGAGCAGGAAAGCGTCTACTCACAGGTGAGAGCTTATTTATGACAGCCTTTTACAATGATGTGGTAGGGAAGAAAAAAGTGAGTTTTGCCTCACCTTATCCAGGAAAAATAATACCTATTGATCTAGATAAAATAGGAGGGAAGTTTATTTGCCAGAAAGATGCATTTCTTTGTGCGGCAAAAGGTGTTTCTATTGGAGTCGAATTTTCGCGTAAGCTAGGTAGAGGTCTTTTTGGAGGAGAAGGTTTTATCATGCAGCGTCTAGAAGGCGATGGTATTGCATTTGTGCATGCAGGTGGTACTACTCTTAAAAAAGAACTTGCTCCTGGAGAGCGTTTAAAAGTAGATACTGGATGTATTATCGGGTTTGATAGTACGGTGGCTTATGATATAGAATTTGTAGGAGGTATTAAGAATACCATTTTCGGTGGTGAAGGGTTATTTTTTGCCACATTAAGTGGTCCTGGGACTGTTTATATACAGTCACTTCCTTTTAGTCGTCTTGCAAACCGTGTGCTAGCAATGGCTCCAAAGGCGGGAGGTAAGCAAAGAGGGGAAGGCTCTATACTAGGTGGATTAGGTGACTTGCTTGATGGCGATAATCGTTTTTAA